In one Nicotiana sylvestris chromosome 8, ASM39365v2, whole genome shotgun sequence genomic region, the following are encoded:
- the LOC104228511 gene encoding uncharacterized protein, whose product MVRAYKVKGEKRKKKGENYDKEEIEEKESGKRGRTEADTEAEAAERVVDLLAGIPAVSTDQSTKPGVIFIIERASLEIAKIGKTSQLLNSDEHSNFLKKNNRNPSDYRPDIAHQAMLSILDSRVNKAGRLKALYVKTEKGDLFEVKPHVRIPRTFKRFAGIMLQLLLNRSITAVGKREKLLRVIENPVSKHLPIDCRKIGLSHSSEKLVDIQEYVNGINKDMNLVFVVGAMAHGKIDKDYVEDYLSISDYPLSAAYCISMITNAVERKWKIL is encoded by the exons ATGGTGCGAGCGTACAAAGTAAAAGgggaaaagaggaaaaagaaaggaGAGAATTATGATAAGGAAGAAATAGAGGAAAAGGAGTCAGGAAAAAGAGGGAGAACAGAAGCAGACACAGAGGCAGAGGCAGCAGAACGAGTTGTAGATTTACTGGCTGGTATTCCGGCTGTTTCAACTGATCAAAGCACCAAACCTGGTGTTATTTTCATCATCGAAAGAGCTTCTCTGGAAATTGCTAAAATTGGAAAG ACTTCCCAACTTCTCAACTCAGATGAACATTCCAACTTTCTGAAGAAGAATAATCGAAACCCTTCTGATTATCGACCTGATATTGCTCATCAG GCAATGCTTTCAATTTTAGATAGCCGAGTGAATAAAGCTGGGAGATTAAAAGCTTTGTATGTGAAGACTGAGAAAGGTGACCTATTTGAAGTAAAACCTCATGTTCGTATTCCTAGGACGTTTAAACGATTTGCTGGCATTATGT TGCAGCTGCTACTAAACCGGAGCATAACTGCTGTTGGTAAGCGAGAGAAACTGTTACGTGTTATAGAAAACCCTGTTTCAAAGCACCTACCCATTGACTGTAGAAAGATAG GCCTCTCTCATAGTTCTGAGAAGCTGGTGGATATTCAGGAATATGTTAATGGCATCAACAAGGACATGAACCTTGTTTTTGTG GTTGGGGCAATGGCCCACGGGAAAATTGATAAAGATTATGTCGAAGATTATCTATCGA TTTCTGATTATCCATTGAGTGCTGCATACTGCATATCCATGATCACAAATGCTGTGGAGCGCAAATGGAAGATTTTGTAG